In the genome of Streptomyces sp. Q6, the window CTCGTCCTTGGCGCGCCACACGGTGCCCATGCCGCCGCGGCCGAGTACCTCGCCGAGCCGGTAGCGCCCGGCGAGCAGCCTGCCCTTGGTGTCCTGAACGGGAGCCTCCTGAACGTCCTGAACGGAAGAGTCCTGACGAGCGCTCTTGTCCTGGCGGGCCTCGCCCGCCCGCTCCGCCTCCGACATGCGTCCCCTCTGCAACCCGCCCTGACAGAGCCTTCATTGTCCCTCACGCGGCGACCGCCCGACGCCCAGGGTCGCCCCTCGGACACCACGCCCGGATACGTCCCGCATGATGGACGGCACCTGTGGAGGGACCGTCATGCCCGCACTCCGGACACTCCTGGCCATACCTCTGGCCGCGGTCCTTCTGTGCGTGAATCCGGGCAGCGCACCCCGAGTCGAACCATCCGCGGACGTCACTCTTCCGCTGCTCGTCACCGAGGGCAAGGCCCCGGCGGCCGCGCTCCTGGTCACCGAGGGCACGAGCGCCCGTTTCACCACCACGGACCCCGCCCTCACCCGCGCCGATCACGTCCGTGCGGGCAGCGTCACGAAGACGTTCGTCGCGACGGTGGTTCTTCAACTGGCAGGGGAGAAACGCCTGAACCTCGCGGCGGAGGTGACCACCTACCTCCCCGCTCTCACCCCCCTCCACGACCTCACGGTCCGCTCGCTGCTCACCCACACCAGCGGCCTCTACGACTTCACGTCGACGACCGAAGGAGAGATCCCTCTCACTCCCCGGGCGGTGGCGGCCCTGGCCCTCAGCCACCCCCGCACCACTGCCCCGGGCACCTGGCGGTACTCGAACACCGATTACGTCCTCCTTGGCATGATCGTCCGTCAGGTCACGGGCCACTCCTACGCCTCCGAGGTCCGCCGCCGCGTCATCGCCCCGCTGCGCCTCACCGGCACCACGTTCCCCGGCACCCGCACGACAGTCCCCGTCCCGCACGGTTCCGACGCCGTCCGCCTGGACCCGCGCACGGCGGGCGCGGCCGGCGAGCTGATCTCCACCCTGCCCGATCTGAACCGCTTCTACCGGGCCCTGCTCACGGGCCGCCTGCTCCCGCCCGAAGCGCTGCGGGCCATGCTCAACACCCGTACCGCACACGGCCACTACGGCATGGGCCTGATCCCGGAGAAACTCTCCTGCGGCCTCACGGTCTGGGGCCACAACGGCCGCATCGGGCGCACCTACGTCCGCACGGCGACCACCACGGACGGCTCGCGCACCCTCACCTACCGCGCGACCGCCGCCTTCCTGACGAACGGCCCCCGGGTCGAACACCGACTGCTGGAGGCGGAGTTCTGCCGCCCCTGAAGACCGCGCGCGGCGCCTGCCGTCAGGAGCGCGGGGAACCGCTCGACAGCCCGTCCGGCGCCTACAGCGGCACGATGTCGGGCGCTCCCAGCCGGGCCGCGTCGGCCGTGAGGTCGTCCGGCTGCAACTGGGACTCCCGCTCGGCCTCCACCCGCTTCTCGTAGTGCTCGACCTCCCGCTCCACCTGGTCCTTGTCCCAGCCGAGGACGGGCGCCATCAACTCGGCGGCCTCCCGCGCGGACCGCGTCCCCCGGTCGAACGTCTCGATCGAGATCCGGGTCCGCCGGGTCAGTACGTCGTCGAGGTGGCGGGCCCCCTCGTGCGAGGCGGCGTACACGACCTCGGCCCGCAGATAGTCGTCGGCGCCGCCCAGCGGAGCGCCGAGCCCGGGATCGACCGCGATCAGGTCGAGCAGTTCCTCGGCCAACGCCCCGTACCGGTTGAGCAGATGCTCGACGCGCACCACGTGCAGCCCGGTCCGCGCCGCGATCCGCGCCCGCGTGTTCCACAGCGCCCGGTACCCCTCGGCCCCGGCCAGCGGCACGTCCTCGGTCACGCACTCGGCGACCCGCTGGTCGAGGGCGTGCACCGCCTCGTCGACCGCGTCCTTCGCCATGACCCGGTAGGTCGTGTACTTGCCGCCGGCGACCACGACGAGCCCCGGCACGGGGTGCGCCACGGTGTGCTCGCGCGACAGCTTGCTGGTGGCGTCGGACTCCCCGGCGAGCAGCGGCCGCAGCCCGGCGTAGACGCCCTGCACGTCGTCCCGCGACAGGGGCACGCCGAGTACGGAGTTCACATGTTCGAGGAGGTAGTCGATGTCGGCGCTGGAGGCGGCCGGGTGCGCCTTGTCGAGGTCCCAGTCGGTGTCGGTGGTCCCCACGATCCAGTGGCGGCCCCAGGGGATCACGAACAGCACGCTCTTCTCGGTCCGCAGGATCAGCCCCGTGGTGGAGTTGATGCGGTCCTTGGGCACGACCAGGTGGATCCCCTTGGACGCCCGGACGTGGAACTGCCCGCGCTCCCCGACCATGGCCTGCGTGTCGTCGGTCCACACCCCGGTCGCGTTCACGACCTGCTTGGCCCTGACCTCGTACTCCCCGCCGCCCTCGACGTCCCGCACCCGCGCCCCGACGACCCGCTCGCCCTCCCGCAGGAACCCGGTGACCCGCGCCCGGTTGGCGACCTGGGCCCCGTACATGGCGGCGGTGCGCACGAGCGTCGCCACGTACCGCGCGTCGTCCATCTGCGCGTCGTAGTACTGGAGGGCGCCCACCAGCGCGTCCCGCTTCAGGCAGGGGGCGACGCGCAGCGCGTGCTTGCGGGACAGGTGCCGGTGTCCGGGCAGCCCGCGCCCGTGCCCGCGGGCCATGGACATCGCGTCGTACAGGGCGACGCCCGACCCGGCGTACAGCCGCTCCCAGCCCTTGTGCTGCAACGGGTACAGGAACGGCACGGGCTTCACGAGATGCGGTGCGAGCCGCTCGAGGAGCAGCCCCCGCTCCTTCAGCGCCTCCCGTACGAGCGCGAAGTCCAGCATCTCCAGGTACCTGAGCCCGCCGTGGATCAGCTTGCTGGAGCGGCTCGACGTGCCGGAGGCCCAGTCACGCGCCTCGACGAGCCCGGTGGCGAGGCCGCGCGTGGCCGCGTCGAGCGCGGTGCCCGCACCGACCACCCCGGCGCCCACGACGAGAATGTCCAGCTCGCGCTCCGCCATGGCCGCAAGGGCCTGGGCGCGCTGCTCGGGTCCCAGTGTCGCTGCCTTCACTGCTGCCTCCCGCTGTCGTCGGCACCGGCCTCACCCGTCAGGTGTACCCGGGCTCACAGAGCGCAAGCTGCACGCCTCATGTCCCGATTCTGACCGCCCTGCCCCGTTCCAGCCACAGGCAGGGGCAGGACAACACTCCACAACTCACACCAAACCAATCCGGCATATCGGTCATATTTACTCCTAGTCTGACAGGACGCTCGCTCGTTCTGTCCACCGGGCTTGCGTACTCGTCCCGCTCCGGTTAGCGCCGGAACCGCCTCCCGGGAAGGACGGCAACCGCCATGCCCGCAGACCTCGCCGTCGTCGGCCTCGGCCCCCTCGGCCTGCCCCTCGCCCAGGCCGCCGTGGCCGCCAGGATCGCGACCGTCGGCCACGACCCGGCCCGCTCCCAGGACCTCGCGGCGGGCCGGCTCCCCGGCGACGCCGACGGCGCGGTGCTCACCGCGGCCGACGTCCGGCGCATGCTGGCCACCGGCTTCCGCCCCACCGCGAACCCCGCCGAACTCGCCCGCGTCCGCACCGCCGTGATCTGCGCCCCCACGCCCCCGGGCCCGGACGGCACCCCGAGCCTGACCCCGGTGGTCGACGCGACCCGCACCCTCGCGGCCCATCTCCGCCCGCACACCACGGTGATCATCGAGTCCCCGGTCCCGCCCGGCACCACGGAGACGCTCCTGCTGCCCCTGCTCGAAGAGGGGTCGGGCCTGCGCGCGGGACGCGACTTCCACCTGGCGCACTCCCCCGGCCGCGTCGACCCCGGCAACCGCGCGCACCCCTACTCCGCCACCCCCAAGGTCATCGGCGGCTACACCTCGGCCTGCACCGAGTCGGCGGCCACCTTCTACAGCCGACTGACCGACAAGGTCGTACGCGCCCGCGGCCTGCGCGAGGCCGAGACGGTCCACCTCCTGGAGACCAACTACCGGCACGTCAACATCGCCCTGGTCAACGAGATGGCCGTCCTCTGTCACGACCTCGGTGTCGACCTGTGGGACGTCATCCGCTGCGCCGAGACCAAGCCGTTCGGCTTCCAGGCGTTCCGCCCCGGCCCCGGAGTCGGCGGCCACGCCCTCCCCCAGGACCTCTCCAGCCCCCACCTCCCCACCCGCCCCCTGCGCATGGTCGAGCTGGCCCGCCAGGTCAACAACCACATGCCCGGGTACGTGGTCCAGCGCGCGGCCACGCTCCTCAACGAGCACGGCAAGTCGGCCCGAGGCGCCCGCGTCCTCCTCCTCGGCATCACCTACAAGCCGGACCTCGCCGACCGGCAGGCCGCCCCCGCCGAGGAGATCGCGACCCGCCTCATGCAGCTGGGCGCGGCCGTCAGCTACCACGACCCGCACATCCCGTCCTGGAACGTCCTGGAACGCCCGGTCCCCCGCGCCGACTCCCTCTACGAGGCCGCGGCCGACGCCGATCTGACGATCCTGCTCCAGCACCACCGCACGTACGACCTCCAGGGCCTGGCCGTAAAGGCTCAACTCCTCCTGGACACCAGGGGTGCCACTCCGGTAGGAGCGGCCCACCGTCTCTGACTGCTACTGTGCGGCCCCTCTGCGCACATCTGTGCCACCGTTCACACCCCAGGGGGACCGCATGACCCAGCCGCCGCAGCCACAGGACAACAACCCGTACGCCCAGCAGCAGCCGCCGCAGCAGCAGCCCGGTTACGGCTACCCGCAGCAGCAGCCCGCCCAGCCGTACGCCCCGTTCCCGCAGCAGCAGGGCGGTTTCCCGCCTCCGCAGCCGTTCGCCCCCCAGGGCCGCAGCGGCAACGTGGCGCTCGGCATAGTCGCCGCCGTGGTCGTCGCTCTCGTCACGGCCTGGGTGTACGGCGCCATCATGAAGGCCACCGAGCACGAGATCGGCTACGCGGCGGTGGCCGTCGGCGCGCTCATCGGCCTCGTCGCCGGCAAGGTCGGCGGTCGCAGCCAGGCGCTCCCGTTCGTCTGCGCGGTCCTGGCGCTGGGCGCGGTGTACCTGGGTCAGATCTCCGGATACGCGATGGCGCTCGCCGATTACACCCACATCTCGTTCTTCGAGGCACTCTTCGACCACTTCAGCCTCATCAGCGAAGCGTGGAAGCACGAGTCCGACGTCCTGACGTACGTCTTCCTCGCGGTCGGCGCGG includes:
- a CDS encoding glycerol-3-phosphate dehydrogenase/oxidase; translation: MKAATLGPEQRAQALAAMAERELDILVVGAGVVGAGTALDAATRGLATGLVEARDWASGTSSRSSKLIHGGLRYLEMLDFALVREALKERGLLLERLAPHLVKPVPFLYPLQHKGWERLYAGSGVALYDAMSMARGHGRGLPGHRHLSRKHALRVAPCLKRDALVGALQYYDAQMDDARYVATLVRTAAMYGAQVANRARVTGFLREGERVVGARVRDVEGGGEYEVRAKQVVNATGVWTDDTQAMVGERGQFHVRASKGIHLVVPKDRINSTTGLILRTEKSVLFVIPWGRHWIVGTTDTDWDLDKAHPAASSADIDYLLEHVNSVLGVPLSRDDVQGVYAGLRPLLAGESDATSKLSREHTVAHPVPGLVVVAGGKYTTYRVMAKDAVDEAVHALDQRVAECVTEDVPLAGAEGYRALWNTRARIAARTGLHVVRVEHLLNRYGALAEELLDLIAVDPGLGAPLGGADDYLRAEVVYAASHEGARHLDDVLTRRTRISIETFDRGTRSAREAAELMAPVLGWDKDQVEREVEHYEKRVEAERESQLQPDDLTADAARLGAPDIVPL
- a CDS encoding serine hydrolase domain-containing protein translates to MPALRTLLAIPLAAVLLCVNPGSAPRVEPSADVTLPLLVTEGKAPAAALLVTEGTSARFTTTDPALTRADHVRAGSVTKTFVATVVLQLAGEKRLNLAAEVTTYLPALTPLHDLTVRSLLTHTSGLYDFTSTTEGEIPLTPRAVAALALSHPRTTAPGTWRYSNTDYVLLGMIVRQVTGHSYASEVRRRVIAPLRLTGTTFPGTRTTVPVPHGSDAVRLDPRTAGAAGELISTLPDLNRFYRALLTGRLLPPEALRAMLNTRTAHGHYGMGLIPEKLSCGLTVWGHNGRIGRTYVRTATTTDGSRTLTYRATAAFLTNGPRVEHRLLEAEFCRP
- a CDS encoding nucleotide sugar dehydrogenase: MPADLAVVGLGPLGLPLAQAAVAARIATVGHDPARSQDLAAGRLPGDADGAVLTAADVRRMLATGFRPTANPAELARVRTAVICAPTPPGPDGTPSLTPVVDATRTLAAHLRPHTTVIIESPVPPGTTETLLLPLLEEGSGLRAGRDFHLAHSPGRVDPGNRAHPYSATPKVIGGYTSACTESAATFYSRLTDKVVRARGLREAETVHLLETNYRHVNIALVNEMAVLCHDLGVDLWDVIRCAETKPFGFQAFRPGPGVGGHALPQDLSSPHLPTRPLRMVELARQVNNHMPGYVVQRAATLLNEHGKSARGARVLLLGITYKPDLADRQAAPAEEIATRLMQLGAAVSYHDPHIPSWNVLERPVPRADSLYEAAADADLTILLQHHRTYDLQGLAVKAQLLLDTRGATPVGAAHRL